The Aureimonas mangrovi genome includes a region encoding these proteins:
- the prfB gene encoding peptide chain release factor 2 (programmed frameshift) gives MRAEIETIVDEIKQAVSLLRRHLDWDHSVKELERLNARAEDPSIWDDPQEAQKLMKERQRLDETIAGIRALEQSLSDSIELIAMGEDEGDASIVQEAETTIRGLQKEVAQRQIDTLLSGEADANDTYLEVHSGAGGTESQDWASMLLRMYMRWGERAKMKVEVLESNSGEEAGIKSATILLKGHNAYGRMKVESGVHRLVRISPYDSAARRHTSFASVWVYPVVDDSIEIDVSEGDVRIDTYRASGAGGQHVNTTDSAVRITHLATGIVVQCQSERSQHKNRATAWNMLRARLYEEELKKREEAANAQAASKTDIGWGHQIRSYVLQPYQLVKDLRTGVEHTTPQDVLDGDLDEFIEAALAHRVHGGDLQVEDVD, from the exons ATGCGTGCCGAGATCGAAACGATCGTCGACGAAATCAAGCAGGCCGTAAGCCTGCTGAGGAGGCATCTT GACTGGGATCACTCGGTCAAGGAACTCGAAAGACTGAACGCTCGTGCGGAGGACCCCTCGATCTGGGATGATCCGCAGGAAGCGCAGAAACTGATGAAGGAGCGCCAGCGGCTCGATGAGACGATCGCGGGAATCCGCGCGCTCGAGCAGTCGCTGTCGGATTCCATCGAACTCATCGCCATGGGCGAGGACGAGGGGGACGCCTCCATCGTGCAGGAGGCGGAGACCACCATCCGCGGGCTCCAGAAGGAAGTCGCGCAGCGCCAGATCGATACGCTTCTGTCGGGCGAGGCGGACGCCAACGATACTTACCTCGAGGTGCATTCAGGCGCCGGCGGAACCGAGAGCCAGGACTGGGCCTCGATGCTGCTGCGCATGTACATGCGGTGGGGCGAGCGGGCGAAGATGAAGGTCGAGGTGCTAGAGTCGAACTCGGGCGAGGAGGCGGGGATCAAGTCCGCCACCATTCTCCTCAAGGGGCACAACGCCTACGGCCGGATGAAGGTGGAATCGGGCGTGCATCGTCTCGTGCGCATCAGCCCGTACGATTCGGCTGCGCGGCGGCATACCTCCTTCGCTTCGGTCTGGGTCTATCCGGTGGTGGACGATTCGATCGAGATCGACGTCTCGGAAGGGGATGTTCGCATCGACACTTACCGTGCATCGGGCGCGGGCGGCCAGCACGTCAACACCACGGATTCGGCCGTGCGCATCACGCATCTGGCGACGGGTATCGTTGTGCAGTGCCAGTCCGAGCGCTCGCAGCACAAGAACCGGGCAACCGCCTGGAACATGCTGCGCGCCCGCCTCTACGAGGAGGAACTGAAGAAGCGCGAAGAGGCAGCGAACGCACAGGCCGCGTCGAAGACCGACATCGGCTGGGGCCACCAGATCCGCTCCTACGTGCTGCAGCCCTATCAGCTCGTGAAGGACCTTCGCACGGGCGTGGAGCACACGACCCCGCAGGATGTTCTGGACGGCGATCTCGACGAGTTCATCGAGGCCGCGCTCGCCCATCGCGTGCACGGCGGCGATCTTCAGGTCGAAGACGTCGACTGA
- a CDS encoding HWE histidine kinase domain-containing protein, producing the protein MVDRREESRIEHELHRVDNGTDPFASAVRTTRMPMLITDPRQPDNPIVFVNDAFGRLTGYSRDETLNRNCRFLQGPATNRDDVGRVRDAVANRVPIEIDLLNYRKDGTTFWNRLLISPVFAADGDLMYFFASQFDVTAEINRLARLKTDRSSLEQELERRIADLSRTEERLRFTLDAGRLGAWAIDLKGGRVVASQRFRHMFGLEVADSVTQQDLESALHPADRLLWRAEMRAAMSGSGELEIESRILKEDDEELWIELRGQTSFDAQGDPILLSGVCADITERKRAELHRELLTRELDHRVKNVLATVQSIFSQTLRNAHSLDQAQETMAGRMQALAATHDVLTREGWAGALFGEVVARSLDPFRGEDGRVSERGPRVRLLPKVATALSLALHELATNAVKYGALSNETGRIDVSWRTFDVDGERRLAFEWREMGGPPINEAPTRRGFGSRMIERSLAAEIGEEMKIDYAREGLRFAFESPLSSLTE; encoded by the coding sequence TTGGTAGACAGGCGTGAGGAAAGCCGGATCGAGCACGAGCTCCATCGTGTCGATAACGGGACCGATCCGTTCGCCTCGGCCGTGCGCACCACCCGCATGCCGATGCTCATCACCGATCCGCGGCAGCCCGACAATCCGATTGTCTTCGTCAACGACGCCTTCGGTCGTCTCACCGGCTACTCCCGCGACGAGACGCTGAATCGCAACTGCCGTTTCCTCCAGGGGCCGGCGACGAATCGCGACGACGTCGGGCGCGTCCGTGACGCCGTCGCCAACCGGGTTCCGATCGAGATCGATCTCCTGAACTATCGCAAGGACGGCACCACCTTCTGGAACCGCCTTCTCATCTCGCCGGTCTTCGCGGCCGACGGCGACCTCATGTATTTCTTCGCCTCGCAGTTCGACGTGACGGCCGAGATCAATCGTCTGGCGCGCCTCAAGACCGATCGCTCCTCGCTGGAACAGGAGCTGGAGCGGCGCATCGCGGATTTGTCCCGGACCGAGGAGCGCCTGCGCTTCACGCTGGACGCCGGGCGGCTCGGCGCGTGGGCGATCGACCTGAAAGGCGGACGGGTCGTCGCCTCGCAGCGTTTCCGGCATATGTTCGGGTTGGAGGTGGCGGACAGCGTCACACAGCAGGACCTCGAATCGGCTCTCCACCCGGCCGACCGTTTGCTCTGGCGCGCGGAGATGAGGGCCGCGATGTCGGGCTCGGGTGAGTTGGAGATCGAGAGCCGCATCCTCAAGGAAGACGATGAAGAGCTCTGGATCGAGTTGCGCGGCCAGACATCCTTCGACGCGCAAGGCGATCCGATTTTGCTCTCCGGCGTCTGCGCGGACATCACCGAGCGCAAGCGCGCCGAACTGCATCGCGAGCTCCTCACGCGCGAGCTCGACCACCGCGTCAAGAACGTGCTGGCGACGGTGCAGTCGATCTTCTCGCAGACGCTGCGCAACGCCCACAGCCTGGACCAGGCGCAGGAGACGATGGCGGGTCGCATGCAGGCGCTCGCCGCCACGCACGACGTTCTGACCCGTGAAGGCTGGGCGGGCGCGCTCTTTGGAGAGGTCGTCGCGCGGTCGCTCGACCCGTTCCGCGGCGAGGACGGGCGTGTCAGCGAAAGAGGCCCGCGCGTTCGCCTTCTGCCGAAGGTCGCGACGGCATTGTCTCTCGCGCTGCACGAGCTGGCGACCAACGCCGTCAAGTATGGCGCGCTCTCCAACGAAACCGGCCGCATTGACGTTTCCTGGCGGACCTTCGACGTCGATGGCGAACGTCGCCTCGCCTTCGAATGGCGCGAGATGGGCGGTCCGCCGATCAACGAGGCACCCACACGCCGTGGTTTCGGCAGCCGGATGATCGAGCGCTCGCTCGCCGCCGAGATCGGCGAGGAAATGAAGATCGACTACGCCCGCGAGGGCCTGCGCTTCGCCTTCGAGAGCCCGTTGTCGAGCCTCACCGAGTAG
- a CDS encoding BLUF domain-containing protein, translated as MAVRLVYASKLASGVKSSDIDAIAATSADRNARRGITGILALDGDHVCQILEGPDADVSSLFDTIIKDRRHEGVVELHRTPIDRPRFAGWGMARRPMIDVVMMAYAD; from the coding sequence ATGGCAGTTCGTCTCGTCTACGCTTCCAAGCTCGCGTCCGGCGTCAAATCGTCCGACATCGACGCTATCGCCGCGACCTCCGCAGACCGCAACGCCCGTCGAGGCATAACCGGGATACTCGCGCTTGACGGTGATCATGTGTGTCAAATCCTCGAGGGGCCGGACGCCGACGTATCCAGCCTGTTCGACACAATCATCAAGGATCGGCGACATGAAGGCGTCGTGGAACTTCATCGCACGCCCATCGACAGGCCGCGCTTTGCCGGGTGGGGCATGGCGCGGCGGCCGATGATCGACGTGGTGATGATGGCCTACGCCGACTGA
- the rpmG gene encoding 50S ribosomal protein L33, with protein MAKATTIKIKLLSTADTGFFYVTTKNSRTMTDKMTKTKYDPIARKHVEFREAKIK; from the coding sequence ATGGCCAAGGCAACGACCATCAAGATCAAGCTTCTCTCGACGGCGGACACCGGCTTCTTCTACGTGACAACGAAGAACAGCCGCACCATGACCGACAAGATGACGAAGACGAAGTACGACCCGATCGCGCGCAAGCACGTCGAGTTCCGTGAGGCGAAGATCAAGTAA
- a CDS encoding NUDIX hydrolase has product MIEAGPAREALSRPAPRVDAKRVRVRDAASVVIIDDTSEPPRILVGRRADAHVFMAGKLVFPGGRIDRSDLALAPSFSIEGPAEARLMARVGGRFDEKRACALALAAIRETFEETGIMLGRAGVAFVSNAPFWSDFAKCGISPEPEVLIPFARAITPPQRVRRYDTRFFAVPVSSIARQVPFEERPTNEFDLVRWITVDEMLGEDLAPITRQVLGDLSRRLERGDLRDADVPMPFYRRKGAKFQREFV; this is encoded by the coding sequence TTGATCGAGGCGGGGCCGGCGCGGGAGGCGCTGAGCCGGCCCGCTCCGCGCGTCGATGCGAAGCGCGTGCGGGTGCGCGACGCGGCGAGCGTCGTGATCATCGACGACACGTCCGAGCCGCCGCGCATCCTCGTCGGGCGGCGAGCCGACGCGCACGTCTTCATGGCCGGCAAGCTCGTCTTCCCCGGCGGCCGGATCGACCGGTCCGACCTCGCCCTCGCCCCCTCCTTCTCGATCGAAGGACCGGCCGAAGCACGGCTGATGGCACGCGTGGGAGGCCGCTTCGACGAAAAGCGCGCCTGCGCCCTGGCGCTCGCTGCGATTCGCGAAACCTTCGAAGAGACCGGCATCATGCTCGGCCGTGCCGGCGTAGCCTTCGTGAGCAATGCGCCCTTCTGGAGCGATTTCGCAAAGTGCGGGATATCGCCGGAACCCGAGGTGCTGATTCCCTTCGCCCGCGCCATCACCCCTCCTCAGCGCGTGCGCCGCTACGACACGCGCTTCTTCGCGGTGCCCGTTTCCTCGATCGCGCGGCAGGTTCCTTTCGAGGAACGGCCGACGAACGAATTCGACCTCGTGCGCTGGATCACCGTCGACGAGATGCTCGGAGAGGACCTGGCACCCATCACTCGGCAGGTGCTCGGCGATCTTTCGCGGCGCCTCGAACGAGGCGATCTTCGCGACGCTGATGTTCCGATGCCCTTCTATCGCCGCAAGGGTGCGAAGTTTCAGCGCGAGTTCGTGTAG
- a CDS encoding DUF983 domain-containing protein codes for MSIDHSTRPVAQAMWRGFCLRCPNCDKGRLFKGFLTSVDACAECGEVFHHHRADDLPPYLTVFIVGHIVVALFMAAEQMAELSLVAHLAIWIPVTTLLSLVLLKPLKGATIGLQWAMRMHGFAGGEEGAGH; via the coding sequence ATGAGCATCGATCATTCAACCAGACCGGTCGCGCAGGCGATGTGGCGTGGGTTCTGCCTGCGTTGCCCGAACTGCGACAAGGGGCGGCTGTTCAAAGGCTTCCTGACCAGTGTCGACGCCTGTGCCGAGTGCGGCGAAGTCTTCCACCATCATCGGGCCGACGACCTGCCGCCCTATCTGACCGTCTTCATCGTCGGCCATATCGTGGTGGCGCTGTTCATGGCGGCCGAACAGATGGCCGAGCTTTCGCTCGTCGCGCATCTGGCGATCTGGATTCCGGTGACGACGCTTCTGTCGCTCGTTCTTCTCAAGCCGCTCAAGGGCGCGACGATCGGGTTGCAATGGGCCATGCGGATGCATGGTTTTGCGGGAGGCGAAGAGGGGGCTGGGCATTGA
- the rnr gene encoding ribonuclease R produces the protein MQKKRAGQRPGNGNAPTLDREAVLRFIAENPQRATKRDLAKAFGVKGDERVLLKDILADLQAEGVVEGGRKRYTRPGALPSVAVLRVTGRDDEGGLLAEPVSWEGEDEAPRFRLKQSRDARTAGVGDRALCNLNYEAEDGPTARVIRVLEADRSIALGVFRPMPGGGGRVEPVERRGLEYAVSAEDAGEAKGGDLVEVEALSRPRAGFPRGRVTRIVGSMASERAISTIALHAHSIPHVFPKAVLEEAEKAGAATMESREDWRALPLVTIDPRDAKDHDDAVFAAPDEDPANPGGHIVTVAIADVSFHVRPGSKLDAEARLRGNSVYFPDRVVPMLPERISNDLCSLREAVDRPALAVRMVFSAEGEKRRHSFHRIMMRSHAKLAYEMAQVAIDGVEGDADPAIVSEVLRPLWAAYAALKIAREKRQPLDLDLPERKILLDSQGRVERVVVPARLDAHRLIEEFMIQANVAAAETLEAKRQALLYRAHDTPSMTKLESLRDFLKTLDMPLAKSGNLRPAHFNGILARVKDTEHESLVNEVVLRSQSQALYQRENVGHFGLNLSRYAHFTSPIRRYADLLVHRALVTALGLGPGGLSREDEERLDQTADEISQAERRAMAAERDTVDRLIAHHLVDRVGADFTGRVTGVTKAGLFVRLPDYGADGFVPISTLGNEYFHYDEAAHSLVGERSRHGFRLGDMVDVRLVEAAPLAGAMRFEMLSEARELPRSNASFHKAGKRFQRGASSVPGRARNRAGKRR, from the coding sequence TTGCAGAAAAAGCGCGCGGGCCAACGACCCGGTAACGGCAACGCCCCGACGCTCGACCGCGAAGCGGTCCTGCGCTTCATCGCCGAGAATCCACAGCGCGCCACCAAGCGCGATCTGGCCAAGGCTTTCGGCGTGAAGGGCGACGAGCGCGTTCTGCTGAAAGACATTCTGGCTGACCTGCAGGCCGAAGGCGTCGTGGAAGGTGGCCGCAAGCGCTACACGCGGCCGGGCGCCCTGCCCTCCGTCGCCGTGCTGCGCGTCACCGGCCGCGACGACGAAGGCGGACTTCTCGCAGAGCCGGTCTCCTGGGAAGGCGAGGACGAGGCGCCGCGCTTCCGTCTCAAGCAGAGCCGGGATGCGCGCACGGCCGGTGTCGGCGACCGCGCACTCTGCAACCTGAACTACGAGGCCGAGGACGGACCGACGGCGCGGGTGATCCGCGTTCTGGAGGCCGACCGGTCGATTGCGCTCGGTGTCTTTCGTCCCATGCCGGGCGGCGGCGGGCGTGTCGAGCCGGTGGAACGGCGCGGGCTGGAATATGCCGTTTCCGCCGAGGACGCCGGCGAGGCCAAGGGCGGCGATCTCGTGGAAGTCGAGGCGCTTTCGCGTCCGCGCGCAGGCTTCCCGCGTGGGCGCGTCACCCGCATCGTCGGGTCGATGGCGTCCGAGCGCGCCATTTCCACCATCGCCCTGCACGCTCATTCGATTCCGCATGTCTTCCCCAAGGCCGTGCTGGAAGAGGCCGAGAAGGCCGGCGCTGCCACAATGGAATCGCGCGAGGACTGGCGCGCCCTCCCTCTCGTCACCATCGACCCGCGCGACGCCAAGGACCATGACGACGCGGTTTTCGCCGCGCCCGACGAGGATCCAGCCAACCCCGGCGGCCACATCGTGACGGTCGCGATCGCCGACGTCTCGTTTCATGTCCGCCCCGGCTCGAAGCTCGACGCCGAGGCGCGATTGCGCGGCAATTCCGTCTATTTCCCGGATCGCGTGGTGCCGATGCTGCCCGAACGGATCTCCAACGACCTCTGCTCGCTGCGCGAGGCTGTGGACCGCCCGGCGCTCGCCGTGCGCATGGTCTTCTCGGCCGAGGGCGAAAAGCGGCGTCACAGCTTCCACCGCATCATGATGCGCAGCCATGCCAAGCTCGCCTACGAGATGGCGCAGGTGGCTATCGACGGCGTCGAGGGTGACGCGGATCCGGCGATCGTCTCTGAAGTGCTGCGCCCGCTCTGGGCCGCATACGCCGCGCTCAAGATCGCACGCGAGAAGCGCCAGCCGCTTGATCTCGATCTGCCCGAGCGCAAGATCCTCCTCGACAGCCAAGGGCGTGTCGAGCGTGTGGTCGTGCCCGCCCGCCTGGATGCCCACCGGCTGATCGAGGAGTTCATGATCCAGGCCAATGTCGCGGCGGCCGAGACGCTGGAGGCCAAGCGCCAGGCGCTTCTCTACCGCGCACACGACACCCCCTCGATGACCAAGCTCGAATCGCTGCGGGACTTCCTGAAGACGCTTGACATGCCACTGGCCAAGAGTGGCAACCTGCGCCCGGCGCATTTCAACGGCATCCTCGCCCGCGTGAAGGACACGGAGCATGAGAGCCTTGTCAACGAGGTGGTGCTGCGCTCGCAGAGCCAGGCGCTTTACCAGCGCGAGAATGTCGGCCATTTCGGCCTGAACCTGTCTCGCTACGCGCATTTCACCTCGCCCATCCGGCGCTATGCGGACCTTCTCGTCCACCGCGCGCTCGTCACCGCTCTCGGGCTCGGACCGGGCGGGCTTTCGCGCGAGGATGAGGAGCGGCTGGACCAGACGGCCGACGAGATCAGCCAGGCCGAGCGGCGTGCGATGGCTGCCGAGCGCGACACGGTGGATCGCCTCATCGCCCATCACCTCGTCGACCGAGTCGGGGCGGACTTCACCGGCCGCGTGACGGGCGTGACCAAAGCGGGCCTTTTCGTCAGGCTGCCGGACTATGGCGCCGACGGTTTCGTGCCGATCTCCACACTCGGCAACGAGTATTTCCATTACGACGAAGCCGCGCACAGCCTCGTCGGCGAGCGCAGCCGGCACGGTTTCCGCCTCGGCGATATGGTCGACGTCCGGCTTGTCGAGGCAGCGCCGCTGGCCGGTGCCATGCGCTTCGAGATGCTGAGCGAGGCGCGCGAACTGCCGCGTTCCAACGCCTCTTTCCACAAGGCGGGCAAGCGCTTCCAGCGTGGAGCCTCAAGCGTGCCGGGCCGGGCGCGCAACCGCGCGGGGAAAAGACGATGA